One Solanum pennellii chromosome 10, SPENNV200 genomic region harbors:
- the LOC107032077 gene encoding uncharacterized protein LOC107032077, translating into MCSTLLVLCGRSPVAMAYLFFFKDMVMSCTILVLALALRISCSNSTMGVDNLNATFLVDNASTKNIIDNAFRFPSPLPTWPSGGCFASGFIDLGGLQVSQISSLTKVWSTHEGGPDNLGATFFEPSNIPNGFFMFGSYTQPNNIPLFGWTLAGRDTSQGTLKMPTDYTLVWSSHNLNIKQDGVGYIWLPIPPQGYKAISHVVTASPQKPSLDKVRCVRDDLTDACEIHDWIWGTNGFNVYSSRPRDRGVRALGVPTGAFMVQNSGAAESLACLKNVKSDISAMPNLNQVKALVQAYSPVIYFHPDEEYYPSSVTWFFQNGALLYTKGQESSPVGIHPTGSNLPQDGSNDGAYWLDLPTDDAAKTNVKKGDLQGATAYLHVKPMFGATHTDIAVWLFYPFNGPAKAKLEFMTISLGKIGEHVGDWEHVTLRISNFNGELQSIYFSQHSGGIWVPASQLEFQNGNKPVVYSSLHGHAAYPGPGKNLQGRGDVGIRNDTGKGKLMDIGTNFLVAAAEYLGSTIVEPVWLNYGREWGPKISYDISKELRKVERFMIGKLKKAIEKIVRDLPNEVLGEEGPIGPKFKDMWSGDERG; encoded by the exons ATGTGTTCCACTCTTCTTGTGTTGTGTGGCAGATCTCCGGTGGCCATGGCataccttttctttttcaag GATATGGTTATGTCTTGTACTATTTTAGTGTTAGCACTTGCTTTAAGAATCAGTTGTTCAAATTCAACCATGGGAGTAGACAACTTAAATGCAACATTTTTGGTTGATAATGCTTCAACAAAGAACATCATCGATAATGCCTTTCGTTTTCCTTCTCCATTGCCCACTTGGCCTTCAG GTGGATGCTTTGCAAGTGGATTTATTGATCTTGGAGGATTACAGGTGTCTCAAATATCATCCTTAACTAAAGTTTGGTCGACACATGAAGGTGGACCAGATAATCTTGGAGCTACATTCTTTGAACCATCAAATATACCAAATGGATTCTTTATGTTTGGTTCGTATACCCAACCTAATAATATTCCCCTTTTCGGATGGACTCTTGCTGGGAGAGACACATCACAAGGTACGCTCAAGATGCCAACTGACTACACCCTTGTATGGAGTAGTCACAACTTGAACATCAAGCAGGATGGTGTCGGCTATATCTGGTTGCCAATACCTCCTCAGGGTTATAAAGCCATAAGCCATGTTGTCACCGCCTCACCTCAGAAGCCTTCTCTGGATAAAGTTCGTTGTGTTCGTGATGATCTCACTGATGCATGTGAAATTCATGATTGGATATGGGGCACCAATGGCTTCAATGTGTACTCATCGAGACCTAGAGACAGAGGAGTGCGAGCCTTAGGAGTGCCAACAGGTGCTTTTATGGTACAGAACAGTGGAGCTGCAGAGTCACTAGCTTGTTTAAAGAATGTTAAATCTGATATATCTGCAATGCCAAATTTGAACCAAGTTAAGGCATTGGTTCAAGCTTACTCTCCGGTGATTTACTTTCATCCTGATGAAGAATACTATCCGTCATCAGTGACTTGGTTTTTTCAGAATGGAGCATTATTATATACCAAAGGACAAGAATCTTCACCTGTAGGTATTCATCCCACAggttcaaatcttcctcaagaTGGTTCAAACGATGGTGCTTACTGGCTGGACCTCCCGACTGATGATGCTGCGAAAACTAATGTCAAGAAAGGAGATTTACAGGGTGCCACAGCCTACTTACACGTTAAACCAATGTTTGGTGCAACACATACTGATATTGCTGTGTGGCTATTTTATCCCTTCAATGGACCTGCAAAGGCTAAACTCGAATTCATGACCATTTCCTTGGGGAAAATTGGAGAGCACGTTGGTGATTGGGAACATGTTACATTGAGGATTAGCAACTTCAACGGGGAGTTACAAAGCATATACTTTTCACAACACAGTGGAGGGATTTGGGTACCTGCCTCTCAGCTAGAATTTCAAAACGGTAACAAACCCGTGGTGTACTCATCGCTGCATGGACACGCTGCTTATCCAGGACCAGGAAAGAATTTGCAAGGGAGAGGAGATGTAGGAATCAGAAATGATACAGGAAAGGGGAAGTTGATGGACATAGGAACAAACTTTTTAGTAGCAGCAGCAGAATACTTGGGATCAACAATAGTGGAGCCAGTATGGCTTAATTATGGAAGGGAATGGGGTCCAAAAATTAGCTATGATATATCAAAAGAGCTGAGGAAAGTAGAAAGATTTATGATTGGCAAACTGAAGAAAGCTATTGAGAAAATAGTGAGAGATCTACCAAATGAGGTTTTGGGCGAGGAAGGACCAATAGGCCCAAAGTTTAAGGACATGTGGAGTGGTGATGAAAGGGGTTGA